The Urbifossiella limnaea nucleotide sequence GGACGGAGGCGCATCGGAACTCCCTCGGCGGGCGGGGCGGGCGAACCGTCCCCGGAACAACCGTAGAACAGCCCACCCCCCGTGCAACCGCCGGCGGCCGAAAACCCAGGTCGGGCCGCCGACGAGCTCCCGGATTCGGCCGCGGCGCGAACCGCGGGGAATCCGCCCGCGGCGGCCGCCGGAGTACCAGCCTGTACTAGGTTTTTCCCACAGGCCGCCGTCGGCGGCCGCTCACCTGCCGCACCGCGATGCGCCGGCCGGACACTCTCGACGACGCCGTCGCCCTGGTCCGCAGCAGCGGGCTGGTGGACCCCGACGACCTGCGGCGGTTCCTCGACCTGTTCGCGCGAACAGGCCTGGGCGGCGGCCCCGCCGACGCCCGCTTGTCGCCGTCCGGCGTCCTCGACCTGATGGTCGAGGAGGGGCTCCTCACCCGGTTCCAGTCGCACGAGATCGGTGCCGGCCGGCCGTACCTGTGGGTCGGCCCGTACCGCGTCCTGGACGAGCTCGGCCGCGGCGGCATGGGCCGCGTCTTCCTCGCCGCCGCCCCGGACGGCGAGCTCGTGGCCGTGAAGGTGTTGGCCGCCGGGCTGCGCGACGACCCCGTGGCCCGCGCCCGGCTGCGGCAGGAAGCCCGCGCCGGGGCCGCGATCCGCCACCCCAACGTCGTCCGCGTCCTCGCCGCCGAACCGGACCACGACCCGCCGCACCTGGTGATGGAATTCGTGGACGGCGTCAGCCTCCAGGCGGCCGTCTCCCGCCACGGCACGTTCGCGGCCCCGGAAGCGGCCGCCGTCGGCGTCGCCGTCGCCGCGGCACTGACGCCGGCCGCGGCGGTCGGGCTCGTCCACCGCGACATCAAGCCGGCGAACGTGCTGGTGACGCGGACGGGTGGCGTAAAGGTACTGGACCTGGGCGTGGCCCGGTTCGAGACCGACCCGGTCTCCCGCCGGCTCGAGTCCGCCGTGGTGGTGGGAACCGTCGACTACCTGGCCCCGGAGCAGGCCGAGGACAGTTCGGCGGTCGGCCCGGCGGCGGACCAGTACGGCCTCGGGGCGACGCTATACTTCCTGCTCGCCGGGCACCCGCCGTACCCGGAGGCGGACCTGGGGCGGAAGCTGGCGCTGAAGGCCGACGCCGACGCGCCGCGGCTGACGTCGCTGCGGCCGGACGTGCCCGAAGGGCTGTCCGTGGTGGTGTCGAGGCTGATGGCGCGGCGGCCGGTCGACCGCTACCCCACGCCGGCGGCGGCGGCGGCGGCGCTGGCCCCGTGGGCCGACCCGGGGCCACGCTTCCCGGCCCGGCTGTTCCGCCCGCCGCCGACCGCCGGGGACGGCGCCGGTCCGCCGACCGAGTCGGGGGCGGAGCCGTCGATCACGCCGCCGCCGCCGACACGGCGGATCGTGCGGCCGCGGCCGCTGGCGGAGACGACTCCCGCGCCGGCTGTGGACGAGACGGGCGACTCGACGCTGGAAGTCCGCGTGCCGCGGCAGGCGGACCCGAGCTGGTGGGCGCGCTGGCTGGAAACCTGGCCTCGCTGAGACCCGCCGGCGCGGCCGGATCGCTCTTCCCAGTTTTCCCAGAGTTCCCATCCGGCTCCCCTTCCCCGGAGCCTGCTGTTCCACCATCTTCAATCCGTAAAATAGCCTGCCGAACCGCGGGGCCGTCGCGCCTCCTCGACCGACAGGACCGTCGCATGACTTTTTCCGTCCTCCGCCCCGAACTGCTCGAAGCCCGGGAGGTGCCCGCCCTCGTCGGCGGCCTCGACCCGTCGTTCGGCACCGCCGGCGTCGCCACCGCCTCGTTCGGCGGCACCGACACCGCCGC carries:
- a CDS encoding serine/threonine-protein kinase, which translates into the protein MRRPDTLDDAVALVRSSGLVDPDDLRRFLDLFARTGLGGGPADARLSPSGVLDLMVEEGLLTRFQSHEIGAGRPYLWVGPYRVLDELGRGGMGRVFLAAAPDGELVAVKVLAAGLRDDPVARARLRQEARAGAAIRHPNVVRVLAAEPDHDPPHLVMEFVDGVSLQAAVSRHGTFAAPEAAAVGVAVAAALTPAAAVGLVHRDIKPANVLVTRTGGVKVLDLGVARFETDPVSRRLESAVVVGTVDYLAPEQAEDSSAVGPAADQYGLGATLYFLLAGHPPYPEADLGRKLALKADADAPRLTSLRPDVPEGLSVVVSRLMARRPVDRYPTPAAAAAALAPWADPGPRFPARLFRPPPTAGDGAGPPTESGAEPSITPPPPTRRIVRPRPLAETTPAPAVDETGDSTLEVRVPRQADPSWWARWLETWPR